A single Phoenix dactylifera cultivar Barhee BC4 chromosome 1, palm_55x_up_171113_PBpolish2nd_filt_p, whole genome shotgun sequence DNA region contains:
- the LOC120104200 gene encoding uncharacterized protein LOC120104200: protein MPLRKSRSSAVEKALSPEEQQAKINEVRRMIGPLSEALPDFCSDVSISRYLRSRNWNAEKASKMLKETVKWRLKYKPEAIRWVWVEFFMFLKNCSLTQKEGKLSSTESTVRKAEDVVSSMLAKGFVPSKDALKRAILG from the exons ATGCCTTTGAGAAAATCAAGATCGAGTGCTGTTGAGAAAGCCTTGTCTCCTGAAGAACAGCAAGCAAAG ATAAATGAAGTTCGAAGGATGATTGGTCCATTGTCGGAAGCACTGCCAGACTTCTGTTCAGATGTTTCAATATCAAGGTACCTCCGGTCAAGAAACTGGAATGCAGAAAAGGCAAGTAAAATGCTGAAAGAGACTGTGAAATGGAGATTGAAATACAAGCCAGAAGCCATTCGCTGGGTATGGGTAGAGTTCTTTATGTTCTTGAAGAACTGTAGTTTAACACAA AAGGAAGGGAAGCTCTCATCAACTGAGTCTACAGTGAGGAAGGCAGAGGATGTGGTGAGCAGCATGCTGGCCAAGGGTTTTGTCCCGAGCAAGGATGCCCTCAAGAGAGCAATCCTAGGATAG